A region from the Paraburkholderia youngii genome encodes:
- a CDS encoding phage tail fiber domain-containing protein, with protein MAADYLVPWLKASGQDGLRNSMQVIPGDGVTKTFSFNFAGGYISKDHIKAYVFNPDTGLTTEVTITADMWTGPSQLTFPTPTPVGQTLVIYRDTPKTQPLVSFANGAILNEPNLDEMAQQAVFATAEMTDRFDTVNDGSSLAIVNSATALNTANAAIAASAAATVVANAATGTANAASSKADAAVNTANTAQSTANDAKTTAQGIDGKAQSALDTAANAVTTANGAVATANGIDAKASSALTQAGQAVTTANSASSKADTAISTANSVSGTANDAKTVAAAAQSTANAASAAVATAVQKSGDTMTGWLTLQQTSGAYSAHLYFDAAGYKPFMRANNASGLGGSVEIVNAANSFVNFSLYDNGNFMFRGTGSVGGNLTVAGETYAKQRIYLWRDGTYGEMAIRSADGTCMYLRGRSGGGGVEFINNAYNRISLSIDDAGALAFGDGGRVNSDGNVRMNWKNQYLSEYCAWNESDHTNLWNGKADRNANCNYNSGLIELGACNVGGTNTSDCGNPWVLIGLRTQYGTNNVWPRAVYLRNN; from the coding sequence ATGGCAGCAGACTATCTCGTTCCGTGGCTGAAGGCGTCGGGTCAGGATGGCCTGCGTAACTCCATGCAGGTAATCCCCGGCGACGGCGTTACCAAGACCTTCAGCTTCAACTTCGCTGGTGGCTACATCAGCAAGGATCACATCAAGGCTTACGTCTTCAACCCGGACACCGGGCTGACGACGGAAGTCACCATTACAGCGGATATGTGGACTGGCCCCAGCCAGCTCACGTTCCCGACACCGACACCTGTCGGGCAGACCCTCGTTATCTACCGCGACACGCCGAAGACGCAGCCGCTCGTGAGCTTCGCGAACGGCGCGATCCTGAACGAGCCGAACCTCGACGAGATGGCACAGCAGGCCGTCTTCGCCACGGCTGAGATGACCGACCGCTTCGACACTGTGAACGACGGTAGCTCACTCGCTATCGTGAACTCTGCCACGGCGCTTAACACAGCCAACGCGGCTATCGCAGCCTCCGCTGCTGCAACAGTCGTAGCGAACGCTGCAACCGGCACCGCCAACGCAGCCAGCTCGAAGGCCGACGCGGCAGTGAACACCGCGAATACGGCGCAATCTACCGCGAACGACGCCAAGACCACGGCGCAGGGCATCGACGGCAAGGCGCAGAGCGCGCTCGACACGGCGGCTAATGCCGTCACGACCGCGAACGGTGCAGTGGCCACGGCGAACGGCATCGACGCGAAGGCATCGAGCGCACTCACGCAGGCAGGCCAAGCCGTCACCACGGCGAACAGCGCCAGCTCGAAGGCAGATACCGCCATCTCAACGGCGAACTCCGTGAGCGGCACCGCGAACGACGCGAAGACAGTGGCAGCAGCCGCGCAGTCCACCGCGAACGCGGCGAGCGCCGCTGTGGCGACGGCTGTGCAGAAGTCCGGCGACACGATGACCGGGTGGCTCACGCTTCAGCAGACCTCGGGCGCGTACAGCGCACACCTCTACTTCGACGCGGCAGGATACAAGCCGTTCATGCGTGCCAACAATGCCTCGGGCCTCGGCGGCTCCGTTGAGATCGTCAACGCCGCGAACTCGTTCGTCAACTTCTCCCTGTACGACAACGGCAACTTCATGTTCCGTGGTACGGGCTCGGTAGGCGGGAACCTGACGGTCGCGGGTGAGACGTACGCGAAGCAGCGCATCTACCTGTGGCGAGATGGGACGTACGGCGAAATGGCTATCCGCTCGGCTGATGGTACGTGCATGTACCTCCGTGGTCGCTCAGGCGGCGGCGGGGTGGAGTTCATCAACAACGCATACAACCGCATCTCGCTATCCATAGATGACGCGGGCGCGCTCGCGTTCGGTGATGGTGGCCGGGTCAACTCGGACGGTAACGTTCGGATGAACTGGAAGAACCAGTACCTCTCGGAGTACTGCGCGTGGAATGAGTCTGACCACACTAACCTGTGGAACGGCAAGGCCGACCGCAACGCGAACTGCAACTACAACAGCGGGCTGATCGAACTAGGTGCTTGCAACGTCGGTGGCACCAACACGAGCGACTGCGGCAACCCGTGGGTTCTCATTGGCCTGCGCACACAGTACGGCACCAACAACGTATGGCCCCGCGCCGTCTACCTGAGGAACAACTGA
- a CDS encoding transglycosylase SLT domain-containing protein: MGMTQNPFTQDQLDKLAENDRAIGAPQGASAAQFTQETRNNAYAVSPKGAMGYAQVMPQTLTNVEAALGRKLNPSNFDDSLQIHRYVMTQNMQKFGNYADALRAYNSGWDKSKWDNPETNGYVESILGGTGTPGERSTIDGPALFRKGGKTAEIDPAQTPVMQALNRRATAQPLADSLADDSAFTANPMRASLDNMSFEDAAAAESMADMRSLGEKTGFVESFVQSAHWDTLAGRMMDAVQAGADDPNWRMSNEQKQYVATQAPEIWGDDHLRDYVGAAGSQADFERRLGLAQQQADFQRRAAQSGWTSTAGQLMAGAGDPVMLGATIGAGAIANAARAAFAIRAAEGVTGVVMSAGEGAAGNMLAAHAITRMDGGQDNWPELFKQGVMGALLGGVGHAAGLMGKFKAAEEVGPKLDEKAVGAHLDGMNEHVDDLIGRSAGEVRSEDPHAGIHDNDAAAEGKVISETETRPGDHGNGDSKIADAIEDFDAQQREKAEAEAAAKEAEAKPEVKAEQEAAEADRDVAPHAEDRVNEEWKADTTVGKLREDTLSFLERDHPATTDSHAELARLAAEAKDPMVRALAGRLLESQEGRTPAPVFKHDGKADLKGVRSHYDPSTHEIHVWDHDLRDSSVNKEKQAKGLIGNGGLNHDETMLHEIAHSVTGQKINFGLRNPETAHGQLVSQLDKLRKRAQREYKGSDANTRYYFKNVHEFVAGLYSGQSEFISHLKSLKVKNGNILSKTVDAVRALLGLKPNETNMLTKALGLSDHLASSEFRANTPYGRSNGRVLTAPGVARDEIPLGSLAQKMAEQLENWKEVLPKETARLRKNATTYFDKVRTLGGKADAVSKVLGKLDSVGLKLARSDNKDVRHIASLLAEDPTGLNRQHASSAAIDKVILASNWRKPVAEMWNRILPELMTTEEKNVWSQGGVFSGDAEKRISRMVQEERLANRNARLNGTEYTSQAHPLVKQMAAVIDGFWKDMTEMGAKYGEAKSTAIGKRGWQGYMPYSWDWRNLQELYNDPARAGEWNSFKGMLRQQYIAKVIEPALDKLNKAGPVQQDALNALHADVRERAANLTDRYLTQIIRDPESRLNGADDHFGSVAADMLKADYKGKKVTGVMADEFKKALKDVISDRTRTEFDLLARQPDGVRLLDYMDTDVGRMVEGQSSEFAGRIALAKRGLKDDAHWTAMKDALVSRGAKPEEIDSLDFLHKSLTDRLNNKDNAVAQFLAQTAHMSMMGKLGFNALADAGSIIASSGVTGMFKAIFGGMAKDTALVKQLNKAASSAMGLDHRLHFGETRSGAQLTRTGSMLQDSSTWRRVGHMGMDLVGKLSGAHYVAKALHRGFVPMLAEDLAKAIRKSTIEDGVITSTGGGSLTPARLVDAGLTADRVARIKEAMELHDGARNHGEIFSWDAWDRTHPGAAEDMIAAIHRVTGQALQRAYIGETPRWLSEGIVGKYAGQFKRYGITAQEKQLARNAFIMDRNSGTGFVMGAAWGAALYYAKCQASTIGMTDAQREKYMKEHMSGIHLWSGIAVMTNVSGLLGDGLDAANVLMGGQTNASGSPIVALGQAQAIAKSAGAIGGSALGAVNGGTNPLTGKPVDYVKNVRTAMRVLPGANTIIGSAIANELNQ; encoded by the coding sequence ATGGGTATGACCCAAAACCCTTTCACGCAAGACCAACTCGATAAGCTCGCAGAGAATGACCGCGCCATCGGCGCACCGCAGGGCGCGAGCGCTGCGCAGTTCACGCAGGAAACTCGCAACAACGCCTACGCTGTATCGCCCAAGGGCGCGATGGGCTACGCGCAGGTTATGCCGCAGACCCTCACGAACGTGGAGGCGGCGCTGGGACGCAAGCTCAACCCGAGCAACTTCGACGACTCGCTACAGATTCATCGGTACGTCATGACGCAGAACATGCAGAAGTTCGGCAACTACGCCGACGCGCTGCGTGCGTACAATTCTGGCTGGGACAAGTCCAAGTGGGACAACCCCGAGACAAACGGCTACGTCGAGAGTATCCTCGGCGGCACCGGCACGCCGGGTGAGCGCTCCACCATCGACGGCCCTGCACTGTTCCGTAAGGGCGGCAAGACCGCAGAGATCGACCCGGCGCAGACGCCGGTCATGCAGGCTTTGAATCGCCGCGCCACGGCGCAGCCGTTGGCCGACTCTCTGGCTGACGACTCGGCGTTCACGGCGAATCCGATGCGGGCCTCGCTCGACAACATGAGCTTCGAAGACGCAGCAGCCGCAGAGAGCATGGCGGACATGCGCTCGCTGGGAGAGAAGACTGGCTTCGTCGAGTCGTTCGTCCAGTCCGCACATTGGGACACGCTGGCAGGCCGTATGATGGACGCGGTGCAGGCTGGCGCAGATGATCCGAACTGGAGGATGAGCAATGAGCAGAAGCAGTACGTGGCGACACAAGCGCCCGAGATTTGGGGCGACGACCACCTCCGCGATTACGTCGGCGCTGCGGGCTCGCAGGCTGACTTCGAGCGCCGCCTCGGGCTGGCGCAGCAGCAAGCGGACTTCCAGCGACGTGCAGCGCAAAGCGGCTGGACTTCCACGGCAGGGCAGCTCATGGCTGGTGCTGGCGATCCGGTCATGCTGGGCGCAACAATCGGTGCAGGCGCAATTGCGAACGCGGCTCGTGCTGCATTCGCGATTCGCGCAGCGGAGGGTGTAACCGGCGTAGTCATGTCGGCTGGTGAGGGCGCGGCGGGCAACATGCTTGCAGCTCACGCCATCACCCGTATGGACGGCGGGCAGGACAACTGGCCCGAGCTGTTCAAGCAAGGCGTCATGGGCGCGCTGCTCGGCGGCGTAGGTCACGCTGCGGGCCTGATGGGCAAGTTCAAGGCAGCAGAGGAAGTAGGCCCGAAGCTGGACGAGAAGGCTGTAGGCGCTCACCTCGACGGTATGAACGAGCACGTTGACGATCTCATTGGCCGCTCGGCTGGCGAGGTTCGCAGCGAAGACCCGCACGCGGGCATCCACGACAACGACGCAGCAGCCGAAGGCAAGGTGATCTCCGAGACGGAGACTCGCCCCGGCGATCACGGCAACGGTGACTCGAAGATCGCGGACGCCATCGAGGACTTCGACGCGCAGCAGCGCGAGAAGGCAGAGGCCGAAGCAGCAGCCAAGGAAGCCGAGGCGAAGCCTGAAGTCAAGGCAGAGCAGGAAGCCGCCGAGGCAGACCGCGACGTAGCTCCGCACGCAGAGGACCGCGTGAACGAGGAGTGGAAGGCCGACACAACGGTGGGCAAGCTGCGCGAGGACACGCTGAGCTTCCTCGAACGCGACCATCCGGCAACCACGGACTCACACGCCGAGCTGGCACGACTCGCCGCTGAGGCCAAAGACCCGATGGTGCGCGCTCTCGCTGGGCGGCTGTTGGAGTCTCAGGAAGGCCGTACGCCAGCCCCGGTGTTCAAGCACGACGGCAAGGCCGACCTCAAGGGTGTGCGCAGCCACTACGACCCGAGCACCCACGAGATTCACGTGTGGGACCATGACCTCCGCGACTCCTCTGTCAACAAGGAGAAGCAAGCGAAGGGCCTGATCGGCAACGGTGGGCTGAACCATGACGAGACGATGCTGCACGAGATCGCTCACTCGGTCACGGGGCAGAAGATCAACTTCGGCTTGCGGAACCCCGAGACGGCGCACGGCCAGCTAGTCAGCCAGCTCGACAAGCTGCGTAAACGCGCACAGCGCGAGTACAAGGGCTCGGACGCCAACACGCGGTACTACTTCAAGAACGTGCATGAGTTCGTGGCCGGTCTGTACTCGGGGCAGTCCGAGTTCATCAGTCACCTGAAGTCGCTCAAAGTCAAGAACGGCAACATCCTCTCGAAGACCGTTGACGCTGTGCGCGCTCTGCTGGGCCTGAAGCCTAACGAGACGAACATGCTCACGAAGGCGCTGGGCCTGTCCGATCACCTCGCATCATCCGAGTTCCGTGCGAACACTCCGTACGGGCGCTCCAATGGCCGCGTGCTGACGGCTCCCGGTGTGGCTCGCGATGAGATTCCGCTCGGCTCGCTCGCGCAGAAGATGGCAGAGCAGCTTGAGAACTGGAAGGAGGTGCTGCCGAAGGAGACGGCACGCCTGCGCAAGAACGCCACCACGTACTTCGACAAGGTGCGGACGCTGGGCGGCAAGGCCGACGCCGTGAGCAAGGTGCTGGGCAAGCTCGACTCGGTGGGCCTGAAGCTGGCCCGCTCGGACAACAAGGACGTGAGGCACATTGCGTCCCTGCTGGCCGAAGACCCGACAGGGCTGAACCGTCAGCACGCCTCGTCGGCAGCAATCGACAAGGTGATCCTCGCCTCGAACTGGCGCAAGCCGGTGGCTGAGATGTGGAACCGCATCTTGCCCGAGCTGATGACGACCGAGGAGAAGAACGTGTGGTCGCAGGGCGGTGTGTTCTCCGGCGACGCCGAGAAGCGCATCTCGCGCATGGTTCAGGAGGAGCGGCTGGCTAACCGCAACGCTCGCCTGAACGGCACCGAGTACACCTCGCAGGCTCACCCGCTGGTCAAGCAGATGGCGGCTGTCATCGACGGCTTCTGGAAGGACATGACCGAGATGGGCGCGAAGTACGGCGAGGCCAAGTCAACCGCAATCGGCAAGCGCGGCTGGCAGGGCTACATGCCGTACTCGTGGGACTGGCGCAACCTGCAAGAGCTGTACAACGATCCGGCTCGCGCTGGTGAGTGGAACAGCTTCAAGGGGATGCTGCGGCAGCAGTACATCGCCAAGGTGATCGAGCCTGCACTGGACAAGCTCAACAAGGCAGGCCCGGTGCAGCAGGATGCGCTGAACGCTCTGCACGCTGACGTGCGCGAGCGCGCCGCGAACCTGACCGACCGCTACCTCACGCAGATCATCCGCGATCCCGAGTCACGCCTGAACGGTGCCGACGACCACTTCGGCTCCGTGGCAGCGGACATGCTGAAGGCGGACTACAAGGGCAAGAAGGTGACAGGCGTGATGGCCGACGAGTTCAAGAAGGCTCTGAAGGATGTGATCTCTGATCGCACCCGCACGGAGTTCGACTTGCTCGCTCGCCAGCCTGACGGCGTGCGCCTGCTCGACTACATGGACACTGACGTGGGCCGTATGGTCGAGGGCCAGTCCTCGGAGTTCGCAGGCCGCATCGCTCTGGCGAAGCGCGGGCTGAAGGATGACGCGCACTGGACCGCGATGAAGGATGCGCTGGTGTCGCGTGGTGCCAAGCCCGAGGAGATCGACTCGCTCGACTTCCTCCACAAGAGCCTGACTGACCGCCTCAACAACAAGGACAACGCGGTCGCTCAGTTCCTCGCGCAGACGGCGCACATGAGCATGATGGGTAAGCTCGGCTTCAACGCGCTGGCTGACGCCGGTTCGATCATCGCATCGTCCGGCGTGACTGGCATGTTCAAGGCGATCTTCGGCGGCATGGCGAAAGACACCGCGCTGGTGAAGCAGCTCAACAAGGCTGCGTCGTCGGCTATGGGTCTTGACCATCGGCTGCACTTCGGTGAGACGCGCAGCGGGGCACAGCTCACGCGCACGGGCTCCATGCTTCAGGACTCATCCACATGGCGTCGTGTGGGGCACATGGGTATGGACTTGGTGGGCAAGCTCTCGGGCGCGCACTATGTCGCCAAGGCGCTCCACCGTGGCTTCGTGCCGATGCTGGCTGAAGACCTCGCGAAAGCGATCCGCAAGTCCACCATCGAGGATGGTGTCATCACCTCGACTGGCGGCGGCTCACTGACCCCGGCGCGTCTCGTGGATGCCGGTCTGACGGCTGACCGCGTGGCCCGCATCAAGGAAGCGATGGAGCTGCACGACGGCGCTCGCAATCATGGCGAAATCTTCTCGTGGGACGCATGGGACCGCACGCATCCCGGAGCAGCCGAGGACATGATTGCGGCTATCCACCGCGTCACGGGCCAAGCGCTGCAACGCGCCTACATCGGTGAGACTCCGCGCTGGCTGAGCGAGGGCATCGTGGGCAAGTACGCTGGACAGTTCAAGCGGTACGGCATCACGGCGCAGGAGAAGCAGCTCGCTCGCAACGCGTTCATCATGGACCGCAACTCGGGCACCGGCTTCGTCATGGGCGCAGCATGGGGCGCGGCTCTCTACTACGCGAAGTGTCAGGCCAGCACCATCGGCATGACGGACGCGCAGCGCGAGAAGTACATGAAGGAGCACATGAGCGGCATCCACCTGTGGTCCGGCATCGCGGTCATGACCAACGTGTCCGGCTTGCTGGGCGACGGCCTCGACGCTGCGAATGTCCTCATGGGCGGGCAGACCAACGCCAGCGGCTCGCCTATCGTGGCCCTCGGGCAGGCGCAAGCCATCGCCAAGTCGGCTGGCGCTATCGGCGGCTCCGCGCTCGGCGCGGTGAACGGCGGGACCAACCCGCTGACCGGCAAGCCCGTGGACTACGTGAAGAACGTCCGCACCGCCATGCGCGTGCTACCCGGCGCGAACACCATCATCGGCTCGGCAATCGCCAATGAGCTAAATCAGTAA
- a CDS encoding tail fiber assembly protein — MLTHDQLIFVICQEHPGLEHGKDFLVGHPLDDDGNQCAPAFIVNWKRTDIPVPNVALMTDLYPKYDTDFHTTQVRERRDWIIARSDWTQNPDIPEAVREKWRAYRQSLRDITEQEGFPLSVEWPVEPQ, encoded by the coding sequence ATGCTTACTCATGACCAATTGATCTTCGTCATCTGCCAAGAGCATCCGGGTCTGGAGCACGGCAAGGACTTCCTTGTCGGGCACCCGCTGGATGACGATGGCAACCAGTGTGCCCCAGCCTTCATCGTGAACTGGAAGCGCACCGACATCCCCGTGCCGAACGTGGCACTTATGACTGACCTGTACCCGAAGTACGACACCGACTTCCACACGACGCAAGTTCGCGAGCGCCGCGACTGGATCATCGCACGGTCGGACTGGACGCAGAACCCTGACATCCCCGAGGCCGTCCGCGAGAAGTGGCGGGCGTACCGACAATCACTGCGAGACATCACCGAGCAGGAGGGCTTCCCGCTCTCCGTCGAGTGGCCTGTCGAGCCTCAATAA
- a CDS encoding tyrosine-type recombinase/integrase, with protein sequence MGTITQRENGKWQVKIRRAGTKAISATFHTYEDAKAFERQQEHKVDKGVLGQLDGTPTLSQIITRYLTEVTPSKKGADSEEWRLKAIQRHWIGSTQVGKLTSTIVAKWRDERLQGADGRPVSGSTVNREMNLLHHVLETARKDWGIGTAVNPVSEVRRPKNNPSRDRRLTDEEKAVLLEACRDTRKPYLPQIVELALETAMRQGEIVSLMIEQVDLKDSVVSLKAGATKTDEARTVPLSTRANAILKEAIGDRTEGRVWPGLTSEAVKKAFIRARERAGIENVKFHDTRHDATTSFVELGLTDTEVMSITGHKTQSMMRRYTHLRAKDLAKKLG encoded by the coding sequence ATGGGCACGATCACCCAGCGCGAGAACGGCAAATGGCAGGTCAAAATCCGCCGAGCCGGGACAAAAGCCATCAGCGCAACATTCCACACGTACGAAGACGCCAAAGCCTTTGAGCGCCAGCAGGAGCACAAGGTTGACAAGGGCGTACTCGGTCAGCTCGACGGGACACCTACTCTGTCCCAAATCATCACCCGCTACCTCACCGAGGTCACACCTAGCAAGAAGGGTGCCGACTCCGAGGAGTGGCGTCTAAAGGCCATCCAGAGGCACTGGATCGGCTCCACACAGGTCGGCAAACTCACCAGTACCATCGTAGCCAAGTGGCGCGACGAGCGGCTCCAAGGAGCTGATGGTCGGCCTGTAAGCGGATCGACAGTCAACCGGGAGATGAACCTCCTGCATCACGTGCTGGAGACGGCCCGTAAGGATTGGGGCATCGGCACCGCTGTCAATCCGGTGTCCGAGGTACGCCGCCCGAAGAACAACCCTAGCCGCGACCGTCGTCTGACGGATGAGGAGAAGGCAGTTCTGCTGGAAGCGTGCCGCGATACGCGGAAACCGTACCTCCCACAAATCGTGGAGCTGGCACTGGAAACCGCGATGCGGCAGGGAGAAATCGTCTCCCTGATGATCGAGCAAGTCGATCTGAAGGATAGTGTGGTCAGCCTCAAGGCGGGAGCCACGAAGACTGATGAGGCACGCACGGTGCCACTGTCCACCCGAGCGAACGCGATCCTGAAGGAAGCCATTGGCGACAGGACCGAGGGCCGGGTATGGCCGGGACTGACCAGCGAGGCGGTGAAGAAAGCCTTCATCCGGGCGCGGGAGCGGGCTGGGATCGAGAACGTGAAGTTCCACGACACCCGGCATGACGCCACCACCAGCTTCGTCGAGCTGGGTCTGACGGACACCGAAGTCATGTCGATCACCGGTCACAAGACGCAGAGCATGATGCGCCGGTACACCCACTTGCGGGCGAAGGACTTGGCTAAGAAGCTGGGCTAG
- a CDS encoding lysozyme gives MARVSPRVIAAALAIAVPLTLHFEGTRTTAYADPVGIPTACTGHTGKDVRVGRVYSPAECTTLLNADSAEAMGAVLDLTTGPINANELAALTDFTFNVGRGNLASSTLLKKFNAGDHAGACKELLRWVYAKGVKLRGLELRRQAEYEVCIK, from the coding sequence ATGGCTCGCGTCTCGCCGCGAGTGATTGCGGCGGCGCTTGCTATCGCTGTCCCGCTCACGCTCCACTTCGAGGGCACCCGCACCACCGCTTACGCCGATCCTGTCGGCATCCCTACGGCCTGCACCGGGCATACCGGCAAGGACGTGCGGGTAGGGCGGGTGTACTCACCAGCCGAATGCACGACCCTGCTGAACGCGGATTCCGCCGAGGCAATGGGAGCCGTGCTTGACCTCACCACCGGCCCGATCAATGCGAACGAGCTGGCTGCACTCACCGACTTCACATTCAATGTGGGTAGGGGCAACCTAGCCTCCTCCACGCTCCTGAAGAAGTTCAACGCTGGCGACCATGCCGGTGCTTGTAAGGAGCTGCTGAGGTGGGTGTACGCCAAGGGCGTGAAGCTGCGTGGCCTTGAGCTGCGGCGTCAAGCCGAGTACGAGGTGTGCATCAAGTGA
- the terL gene encoding phage terminase large subunit: protein MARESAELALQRFEQLELLQEAYPHFVPFCEDVMVELGFSLSEVQADIAEFLEYGPHYLMVQAQRGQAKTTITAAFAVWCLIHDPKFRVLIISAGGTQANEISTLIVRVIMTMDILECLRPDRNAGDRTSVEAFDVHHTLKGLDKSPSVACVGVTGNLQGKRADLLIADDIESAKNSLTEHQRQALLQLTRDFPSICSTGRIIYLGTPQSINSIYNTLPGRGYTVRIWPGRFPTAAQMENYGDMLAPYIRRRLEADPTLTTGGGMLGDQGQPVDTELPAGTEEFLAKKERDQGPSYFQLQHMLNTKLADSERFPLRLAKIMSMRVSEVFPLTVTPGLLAHEIIKYQVNGTTYTMGVPSSVSPDRAPLQGIVMYVDPAGGGKNGDETGYAVVGFLNGTLYALEVGGIKGGFDPEGFKFLAHVARNWKVNRILVEKNFGNGAYLHTWLPILRAEYPQTIGDGCAIEETWESGQKELRIIDVLEPIIARGSLVFNDDIARDEEKSLQRYPVEKRPSYSLLHQIAFITREKNALQHDDRLDALAGACRYWVEQMGINQERAIQHLREKEFQDWIKNPLGRVDYRQDPRQRQRGGGSVFNKYRR from the coding sequence ATGGCTCGTGAGTCCGCCGAACTCGCCCTCCAGCGATTCGAGCAGCTAGAACTCCTGCAAGAAGCCTACCCGCACTTCGTCCCGTTCTGTGAAGACGTGATGGTGGAGCTGGGCTTCTCGCTCTCGGAGGTTCAGGCGGACATCGCGGAATTCCTAGAGTACGGCCCGCACTATCTGATGGTGCAGGCGCAGCGTGGTCAGGCAAAGACCACCATCACCGCAGCGTTCGCTGTGTGGTGTCTCATCCACGACCCGAAGTTCCGCGTGCTGATTATCTCGGCGGGCGGCACACAGGCCAACGAAATTTCAACCCTCATCGTCCGCGTCATCATGACGATGGACATTCTTGAGTGTCTCCGCCCTGACCGTAACGCAGGCGACCGAACCTCGGTCGAGGCATTCGACGTTCACCACACCCTCAAGGGTCTGGATAAGTCGCCATCCGTGGCGTGCGTAGGCGTCACCGGCAACTTGCAGGGTAAGCGCGCCGACCTACTTATTGCGGACGACATTGAGAGTGCGAAGAACTCCCTGACCGAACACCAGCGTCAGGCGTTACTTCAGCTCACACGTGACTTCCCTTCAATCTGCTCGACCGGGCGAATCATCTACCTCGGCACGCCGCAGTCCATCAACTCCATCTACAACACCCTGCCGGGTCGCGGCTACACAGTCCGCATCTGGCCCGGTCGCTTCCCCACGGCAGCGCAGATGGAGAACTACGGCGACATGCTCGCACCGTACATCCGGCGCAGGCTCGAAGCCGATCCCACGCTCACCACGGGCGGCGGGATGCTGGGCGACCAAGGCCAGCCGGTAGACACCGAGCTACCAGCAGGCACCGAGGAGTTCCTCGCGAAGAAGGAGCGGGACCAAGGCCCGAGCTACTTCCAGCTCCAGCACATGCTGAACACGAAGCTGGCGGACAGCGAACGCTTCCCGCTGCGCCTCGCGAAGATCATGTCGATGCGTGTGTCCGAGGTGTTCCCTCTGACCGTCACGCCGGGTCTGCTCGCGCACGAGATCATCAAGTACCAAGTCAACGGCACGACGTACACGATGGGCGTGCCCTCGTCGGTATCGCCCGACCGCGCTCCGCTGCAAGGCATCGTCATGTACGTGGACCCGGCAGGCGGCGGCAAGAACGGCGACGAGACAGGCTACGCCGTGGTCGGCTTCCTGAACGGCACGCTGTACGCGCTGGAGGTGGGCGGCATCAAGGGCGGCTTCGACCCGGAAGGGTTCAAGTTCCTCGCCCACGTCGCCCGCAACTGGAAGGTGAACCGCATCCTCGTGGAGAAGAACTTCGGCAACGGTGCGTACCTGCACACGTGGCTCCCGATCCTCCGTGCCGAGTACCCGCAAACCATCGGTGACGGCTGCGCCATCGAGGAGACGTGGGAGTCGGGCCAGAAGGAGCTGCGCATCATCGACGTGCTCGAACCGATCATCGCCCGTGGCTCGCTCGTCTTCAACGACGACATCGCCCGCGACGAGGAGAAGTCTCTCCAGCGCTACCCGGTGGAGAAGCGCCCCAGCTACTCCCTGCTGCATCAGATCGCCTTCATCACCCGAGAGAAGAACGCACTACAGCACGACGACAGGCTCGACGCGCTGGCTGGTGCGTGCCGCTATTGGGTGGAGCAGATGGGCATTAATCAGGAGCGTGCGATCCAGCACCTCCGCGAGAAAGAGTTTCAGGACTGGATCAAGAACCCGCTCGGTCGAGTGGACTACCGACAAGACCCACGCCAGCGACAACGCGGCGGCGGGAGCGTCTTCAACAAGTACAGGAGATAA
- the lysC gene encoding Rz1-like lysis system protein LysC has protein sequence MCGTACTATGPAKPAASLLLPCEEPAPPADHTLGGLVQSIHDYQTALDFCNAQLDGLRAFYEKLK, from the coding sequence ATGTGTGGGACAGCCTGTACGGCAACCGGCCCAGCAAAGCCAGCGGCGTCGTTACTGCTCCCGTGCGAGGAGCCAGCGCCCCCGGCTGACCACACACTCGGCGGGCTGGTGCAGTCCATCCATGACTATCAGACCGCCCTCGACTTCTGCAATGCGCAGCTCGACGGTCTGCGAGCCTTCTACGAGAAGCTGAAGTGA